The following proteins are encoded in a genomic region of Inquilinus sp. KBS0705:
- a CDS encoding lipocalin family protein: MKPKFLIIPFLALAACKAPADQKTADTLAAAPIQGTWKLVSAVAVTKGDTVVTYPEKGQEDEMIKVINADHFAFFKHDLKKPGSKAIFDSGAGTYTFENGNYTENLQYCNYREWENHSFNFKASFKGDTLIQKGIEKIDSLKVDREIVETYVKIK; the protein is encoded by the coding sequence ATGAAACCTAAATTTTTAATAATCCCATTTTTAGCATTAGCAGCTTGCAAGGCACCTGCTGATCAAAAAACCGCCGACACATTAGCCGCCGCACCTATACAAGGCACCTGGAAACTGGTATCGGCCGTAGCGGTAACCAAAGGCGATACCGTAGTAACTTACCCGGAAAAGGGCCAGGAAGACGAAATGATAAAGGTGATCAACGCCGACCATTTTGCCTTTTTTAAGCATGATCTTAAAAAGCCCGGCAGCAAAGCCATTTTTGATTCGGGTGCCGGTACCTACACTTTTGAAAACGGCAACTATACCGAAAACCTGCAATACTGCAACTACCGCGAGTGGGAAAACCATTCGTTCAATTTTAAGGCAAGCTTTAAAGGTGATACGCTTATACAAAAAGGTATCGAAAAGATAGACAGCCTTAAAGTAGACCGTGAGATTGTAGAAACCTACGTCAAAATAAAATAG
- a CDS encoding DUF3037 domain-containing protein, translated as MQDRHLFEYAVIRVVPRVEREEFMNVGVILYCAKQKFLKMMYKVDANRLKAFSKDLDITELEQNLLSFERICSGGKNSGPIGQLDAPLRFRWLTATRSTVVQTSKVHPGFCIDGEDTITRLYQQLVDN; from the coding sequence ATGCAAGATAGGCACCTTTTTGAATATGCCGTAATACGTGTAGTGCCCAGGGTAGAGCGCGAGGAGTTTATGAATGTGGGCGTTATACTGTATTGTGCCAAACAAAAGTTTTTAAAAATGATGTACAAGGTAGATGCCAACCGGCTTAAAGCCTTTAGCAAAGACCTTGACATTACCGAATTGGAGCAAAACCTGCTATCGTTTGAGCGGATATGCAGCGGCGGTAAAAATAGCGGGCCAATTGGTCAGTTGGATGCGCCATTGCGGTTTAGGTGGTTAACCGCTACCCGCAGTACAGTGGTGCAAACCTCAAAGGTGCACCCCGGCTTTTGTATAGATGGCGAAGATACCATAACACGCCTTTACCAACAGTTGGTTGATAATTAA